The Daucus carota subsp. sativus chromosome 7, DH1 v3.0, whole genome shotgun sequence genome window below encodes:
- the LOC108196491 gene encoding zinc finger CCCH domain-containing protein 65-like yields MEGSSYQPFQRILRFGTINFSDYKDLEVPSFQNADALSQEVHNLAPKDSVNGNENVKVGPVVSKDAKHKKERYPVRPKVDDCLYFMKYGWCKFGFNCRYNHPFNQLIQVPLEYHDALIYTAAEWGQPIAAELQLPMKTLSADAKAYQQMPRPISICPLNDKGLPLRPDMEVCTFYSRCGVCKKGPACRFDHPETLAVPADGSEDSAGSEDSAGSEEAGVPAAGSQDAQGLPAQLSQLPDPTTEDEA; encoded by the exons ATGGAGGGAAGTAGCTACCAGCCTTTTCAGAGAATCTTGAGGTTTGGGACGATAAATTTTAGTGATTATAAAGATCTTGAAGTGCCAAGTTTCCAAAATGCCGATGCTTTGAGTCAAGAGGTTCACAATTTAGCTCCGAAAGATTCGGTGAATGGAAATGAGAATGTCAAGGTAGGTCCTGTGGTGTCGAAAGATGCGAAGCATAAGAAAGAGAGATACCCTGTAAGGCCCAAGGTGGATGATTGCCTCTATTTTATGAAATATGGTTGGTGCAAGTTCGGATTCAATTGCAGATATAACCACCCATTCAATCAGTTAATCCAG GTTCCTTTAGAATACCATGATGCTCTTATATACACAGCAGCAGAATGGGGCCAGCCTATCGCTGCAGAGCTTCAGCTGCCAATGAAAACTTTATCAGCAGATGCCAAGGCCTACCAGCAGATGCCAAGGCCTATCAGCATATGCCCTCTAAATGATAAAGGCCTGCCTTTAAGGCCT GATATGGAGGTCTGTACATTCTACAGTCGCTGCGGGGTCTGCAAGAAGGGACCAGCATGTAGATTTGACCATCCAGAAACTCTGGCGGTTCCAGCTGATGGATCAGAAGATTCTGCTGGATCAGAAGATTCTGCTGGATCAGAAGAAGCTGGGGTTCCTGCTGCTGGATCCCAAGATGCTCAGGGTCTTCCGGCTCAGTTATCCCAGCTTCCTGACCCGACCACCGAAGATGAAGCCTAA